The Colletotrichum destructivum chromosome 7, complete sequence genome contains the following window.
ACCAACGCCACATGAAGAGTACCACTTTCCCAACGATGAGGCCGAGAACGAGAGACTAGGTGGGTGTCTTTTTGCGAGAGCCCATGACGAGCGCGCGCATAGGGAAGGAAGGGTTTGCCACTGCTGATGCCTCGTAAAGACCTTCAACACCACATTTTCGATCTCTCCTTCGACGGCAAGCTAGGATTGGCTCCCCCCAACGACCCCGATGCCGAAGTCGGCCGCGTCCTGGACCTCGGGACAGGCACGGGCATCTGGGCCATGGACTACGGCGACGATCACCCCGGGGCCGAGGTTGGTATCATCACGACTGTTGCTATCGACCGACGTTTGATCTGACCaccacgcccccccccccccccctttagGTCATCGGTGTCGACCTGTCACCCACGCAGCCGCAGTTGTGCGTGTTATCCGCCTAGCCATTGGAACGACAGGGAAACGTCCACTAACAGATGTCTACAGCGTCCCGCCTAACGTCAAGttcgagatcgacgacatcgaggacAGCTGGACGTACTCGCAGCCGTTCGACTACATCCACAGCCGCATGATGAACACCAGCATCTCCAACTGGGAGGAGTACCTCCGCCAATCCTTTGAGTACTTTCTTCAGCcaccatcccctcccccctccccccccccccacctctccccttctctcccagAACCACCGTTTTGCATTCTGACAAATATCCCCTTCGCAGACACCTCAACCCCGGCGGCTGGCTCGAGCTCCAGGAATTCGCCCTGCCCgtctccgacgacgacaccctGACCGAGGAGCACGCCCTCTACCAGTCCATGAAGtacctcggcgaggccgccgccaagacgAACCGGGCcttcgtcgacctcgacgccctcaagcCCATGATGGAggccgccggcttcgtcggcgtcgccgagatgcGCTTCAAGTGGCCCAGCAACACGTGGCCGCGCCACCCCAAGttcaaggagctcggcgccTGGAACTACGAGAACATCACCACCGGCCTGCAGGGGTTCCTCATGGCCGCCCTGACGCGCGGACTCGGCTGGAgggccgacgaggtcaaCGTGCTCGCGGCGCAGGCCCGAAaggacgtcggcgacaagaGCATCCACGCGTACTGGCCCATGTGAGTCTCCCGTCCGCTGCTGCCATTACGTTCCGCGGTGGGaaagaggggaaaaggggatGGGGATCCCCGTCGTTTGTGTCTTGGTGGACTGACCTTACTCGCGCCAGGATCGTTGTTTATGGGAGGAAACCCGCGGCCGGGTAGGGGGAAGGGAGCGTAGGGGAGAAATCTCTGAGTATCGTCGGGCCGGGACTTGGAGGACCGGGCCGGATTATGGGTCATCAGCACGGGGCAACCTCCGCAACTCCACTTCGGATGTCCCACATTTTCggagacaaaaaaaaagagggtGGAAGAAAATTTTGACAAGAAGCCATCGAGATTTTCTCGGACACACCGAAACCTGACCCAGACCCTGACCCAGACCCAAAAACCCTACACGCACTCCACACCTCGGTTCTTTCATAATGCCACTTGTGAGTGTTCCTGTCAACAATTCAAACAATAACCCGCCTTGCTAGCTCAATCGGTAGAGCGTGAGACTCTTAATCTCAAGGTTGCGGGTTCGACCCCCGCGTGAGGCTCAAATCCTCACCACGATTGGCAATGCCACTCAACGGGTTACTCTTTTGTTTCTTAGCCACACGGGCGAATTTCTTTTTGTTTCCAAAgatgcctacctacctaatAAAGTGTGCacaggagggggggggagagagttCCTTCGTTGATTTCGTCGTCAATATCGGAAACATTCTCTCCATAAGGAATGAATTCAACCCGAGCATCACCGGGCACGATAAACGAAACAAGTAAAAGTGGTATCATTGTAGAATATTATCCCAAAAGGTTGATGAAAGGCTCCGGCCACTTGCCCATCAGCAGCGGCCGGTCCCCGAGCCTCCCGCTCACTGGCGCCAAGATCCTCAACTTgcgcttctccttgtcgatgTCGGCTACGTACACATAGCCCATCACGTTGGCCGCTCTGATAGCCTCTGGCGAGTCTTTGACTGAGGCGTACACGATGGCGAGGGTCCAATGCGCCATAAGCTGAACTGGGTCGACCCGCATAAGGCCGCCATCAGCGTTTCCGTACATCGAGTCTGTGTGTTGTGTCAGTATGACCTGCCCCGTTGATGAAGCGCAAGTCGCGCGGGGCATACTCACAATCGCCTATTCTGAAGATTGCCAGACTGTCAAAGTCGACTTGTTGCGTGGCGGGGCTGAGGGTCTGACCGATGCTGCCGAAGAAGTACTCCTTAATGGAAGCCTCGCATGCCTGCTGCATGAATCCCACATCGCGCTCGACTACGCCATCCGACTTGTCCAACAGGAGGATGCTGTACGGCTCTCCGAGGCTGGTCCTCTCTGTTGAGAACCGCTTGATCAGCTCTGCGTTGAGATGTGACGAGCCCAGCACGATGATGATATTTACTGTTGACTGTCAGCACAAGGCGTTTCAGACGAAGAGTCGGGTGGAGGCCGGCACCCAATGGGGAAACGGGAATGTCATCAAAAGCCTTACCTGAAAGCTCGTCTACGATGTGGGCAAGAATATCCATCCCATTGTCGCTGTTCTCGCTCACGGCCGGGGTATCGATGATCATGCCAGAGCTCTTCACCTCGGCATCTTTCCCCAGCCTCGACGTCACCGTTGCCGCCATCTTACTCACGAGCTCCTGGTACTTCTTctggtcctcctcggcgctggCGTGGCCGTAGTAGTAGACTAGCGGCAGCTTGACGGGCACCTGGCTCGGCCCGCTCGTCGGGGTCGTGCCCcagccgtcgacggcctcgacgtcgagtaTAGTGCCGATGACGCTCGCGCTTAGGGTACCTGGCAAGCTCAGCATGCCCTCTTTGGGGTCCGTATTGACGACCAACGGCTGTGCCCCGACTCTCGTGGCGTAGCTCGTCAGGGTGCGCACCAGGCTCGTCTTGCCCGTTGAGGGCGATCCGCAGATGGCGATGCGCGggccctccctcctctcggcggcggcacgctGACGCATGGCGGTGAGCTGGAAGTGCAGGTTCAgggtggcgttggcgggcGAGTCTTGTGGTTTGGCGTACTCGGCAAGGGAATCGGTGGTGAGGCTGCCCtcaacctcgagctcgcAGCCCTGTAGGGTGAGGATCTTGGACTTGACGCCGCCAAAGGTGTAGGCGTGCTGCAGGGCGAGCTCGGTGCCATCCTTTTCGGCGGTGCCCGAAAGGAGCTTCAATTTGATGTGGGTGTCAAAGGCGACCTCGAATCGCCATTCCCAGAAGGGCTGGAGGCGGATCGTGCGGGTTTGGTTGGCGGACGTCGGTTGCTGCGAAGGCGGTGGTCAGTTTGCGTTCTCGATAGAGGCGTGGGCGCGGAGGGGTAGACGAGAGGCGATTGAACGTACTGGCGCCACGAGGTGGCCCAAACCGGGGATAGACATGTTGACTATCTGTTGATCATGGAGTATACCAGCAATTGTGTCGCGGTCGTTTCTGTCCGCTTCTGTAAgagtgctgctgctgggggaTGGGGAAGCAAGAAGGTCGACAATTACAGTCGGCGCGCAGGAAATGTTCTGAGACGCGACGGCCTAATTAAGATTCTATGGCTACTAATGGTTCCTAtgtaccttaggtaggtaggtaggtgcctGTATCTGTACCTTGGCAGGTACCGCCGTACCTGGAGGGAGCTTGACATCACAGGGTCGAAATGGTCTGTGCAGAAGCTCCCACTATCGAAGCACCTAACAGGGTTAGTCTGCTGGGGGCATGTTTACCTAATGGATAGCAGCGGGGCGCCAGCATGGGATACTACCTAGCTACTTCAGCATCCGACATCAACTCACATCCCCAACTTACTACGCACAAGTAACCAGCTTCAACCTTGGAAACTGTTGCCCCGAAAATGGCTTGGACATGCGGGCACTCGATGAAACATGTAGCGTATCCCTTTTTGCAGCGGCTCGGGATGGTGATATGTCGGAATAATAACAGATTGGAAGTGAAACCCGAGTCTTGAGGATGGCACCCTAAGATCCTGACGTCAGGTTACTGTAGACCGAGCAATGCGAATCTTTGACAGCAAGCACTTCATCATAGCGCACGTCTTTCAACCCCAGACGGGCTCGCGGATAGGTAGCAAGACTTTGCTTTGCCTAGAAAGGTGTCTAATTCGCAAAATATCTATCAAgacgaggccaagacggcAGGGCAAGTCCAAAGGCGGCACGGAGGGAACTATGGGAAAAGCTGAGCAGTGTTACAATCACGTCTTCTTGTTGACCGTGCGAGATCGGAACTTCTAAATTGATTTCCATGATGGGCTAGTTCCCTCTTCCTTCCGAAACACCATCTTTCGCATCCCATATGCCAACATGTCTCCTCCAATGCTTCGTATCATGGGTCCTGAGCACCAAGACTTGAGACTAATATCTGGATGTATAGACTGCGATGGAAAGGGACTATGACGACACTCTAGGCGGTTCGGTTCTCAAGGAAATTATTTAATGTCAGGAGGTTCTAGTAGTCAGAGATGTTTGGTCTCCTACAAATCGACAGATCCCGAGCCCAGTTCTCCCGTCAAAGTTGCCATATACTATAAGACGCCTCGGTAATCATTAAATCCTTCCTCTAAGCCCCTTTTTGAAAGCAGCGAGGGATTCAAAAGCGGTTGAGCTGGCAGCCTGGCCACAGGTAACCGTGAAATGAGGAGTGCATTTGATCGGTAAAAGGATGATTCGATCgtgggaagagagaaaacgTACCGTTGAGACTAATGAACACCTGAAAAATCTGTCGAGAAAGATTGAAAAGGAACGAATGAGTCTGCTACACAGCTTTTGTGGAACCAGAGATATGGATCGTAGCGTGATTCGAACACGCCTCCCTGAGGGACACCAGGCGCCGAAGCGCCATACGACCTTTTTGGGCCCTCGCCCGTAGGATTTCTCCACTACAAATCAAAAGAAAATAGGCCTTAGCTCATCGGATTTCTCCCACAACAAATCCTGAAAGAGTAGGTCCTTCTCCATTCTGATGGGAAGGAAGAGTTATGTGACAAGGTCCAAGAGGTGACCTAAGTGCGGACGCGGTCAACGCCTAGGGTCGGCTCGAGCATCGTTGACTACTTATAATCTTCTCTTCTTGGCCGACGGAAAGCTCTGGTTGTCATTCTCGCTGCTGTTCTGGTTCCAGCCCTGGTACTCGAACGTCTCATCTGGTTCCCGTTTGATACCGTGAGGAGGGAACAGCGTAGTCTCCTCCCGGGAGCTGAAGGAGTCGGGGGCGGGGAGTATGGCAGCGGCGTGGGTGGGAGCGGCGAAGGGATGGATGACGTGGGCGGTggcagcgacagcagcagggGCGGTTATGTGAGGGGTTGTCAGAGgggtggcggcagcgacggcagcagcaatggcggcggcgatggtgggagcgacagcggcagcgatGACGGGAGCCATGGAGGGAGCCATAGCGTGATTCATAACAGCAGCAATGCCGGGGGTGATGGCGGCAGCGATGGTGGCAGCGGtggcgggaggaggagggagagctGGGATGGCGAGAGCGGCGGAGGTGGACGCAGGGAAGTTGGGAGCAGCCGCCTGATTGTTGCGGTGCTCTGGGTTCTACAAGTTACATAGTTAGTGCTAAAAACATAGGGAAGTGGAAAAAGGATGGGTTTTCAAGTACTCACCGTTCTCCTGGCTGCTcggtcgaggatgacgggACGACCACGGATCTCCAGGCCCGTCAGCTCGCCCTCAGCTGCCCTGGCATCAGGGCGCTGGTTGAACCCAACCATTACCGAGCCCGTATGGCGATTTGGGTAGGTGAACTGGCCCGGGCGTGATGGCGACCAGAAGAACTTGGCCGAGTCGGGACTCGTGAGCTTAGCCAAAACGATGGCCTCGATTTCGGCCCGATCGGCTTTGAAGTTGAGGTTacgaagaaagagaaggcgTCGGGCCGTCCGACACTCCTTGATCTGTTCCTCGAACTGCTCGTCATAATGAACCATTCTGTTCTATGAGTTAGCTACCAACTCTCGGGGTCTACCAGCACTACAAGGAGCAACGCGCTGAACAGGGTGAGATACATACTTCGCTGTCAGGTTGGAGATGGTAGCGTTTTCTTGTTTTCTTGTTttcttgtttgtttgtttgtttgtttgtttgtgaGTGTTTTTCGATGGCTTGGATTTTGTGATAAAATCTTTGCTTGTTGGTTA
Protein-coding sequences here:
- a CDS encoding Putative RNA recognition motif domain, nucleotide-binding alpha-beta plait domain superfamily; translated protein: MVHYDEQFEEQIKECRTARRLLFLRNLNFKADRAEIEAIVLAKLTSPDSAKFFWSPSRPGQFTYPNRHTGSVMVGFNQRPDARAAEGELTGLEIRGRPVILDRAARRTNPEHRNNQAAAPNFPASTSAALAIPALPPPPATAATIAAAITPGIAAVMNHAMAPSMAPVIAAAVAPTIAAAIAAAVAAATPLTTPHITAPAAVAATAHVIHPFAAPTHAAAILPAPDSFSSREETTLFPPHGIKREPDETFEYQGWNQNSSENDNQSFPSAKKRRL
- a CDS encoding Putative pre-mRNA cleavage complex subunit Clp1, P-loop containing nucleoside triphosphate hydrolase, which gives rise to MSIPGLGHLVAPQPTSANQTRTIRLQPFWEWRFEVAFDTHIKLKLLSGTAEKDGTELALQHAYTFGGVKSKILTLQGCELEVEGSLTTDSLAEYAKPQDSPANATLNLHFQLTAMRQRAAAERREGPRIAICGSPSTGKTSLVRTLTSYATRVGAQPLVVNTDPKEGMLSLPGTLSASVIGTILDVEAVDGWGTTPTSGPSQVPVKLPLVYYYGHASAEEDQKKYQELVSKMAATVTSRLGKDAEVKSSGMIIDTPAVSENSDNGMDILAHIVDELSVNIIIVLGSSHLNAELIKRFSTERTSLGEPYSILLLDKSDGVVERDVGFMQQACEASIKEYFFGSIGQTLSPATQQVDFDSLAIFRIGDYSMYGNADGGLMRVDPVQLMAHWTLAIVYASVKDSPEAIRAANVMGYVYVADIDKEKRKLRILAPVSGRLGDRPLLMGKWPEPFINLLG
- a CDS encoding Putative S-adenosyl-L-methionine-dependent methyltransferase superfamily, encoding MSTPPQNVVVEPDDFNDNDSSLGDDGTSSTASLNSSILDYRKENGRTYHRYRDGKYHFPNDEAENERLDLQHHIFDLSFDGKLGLAPPNDPDAEVGRVLDLGTGTGIWAMDYGDDHPGAEVIGVDLSPTQPQFVPPNVKFEIDDIEDSWTYSQPFDYIHSRMMNTSISNWEEYLRQSFEHLNPGGWLELQEFALPVSDDDTLTEEHALYQSMKYLGEAAAKTNRAFVDLDALKPMMEAAGFVGVAEMRFKWPSNTWPRHPKFKELGAWNYENITTGLQGFLMAALTRGLGWRADEVNVLAAQARKDVGDKSIHAYWPM